From one Thermatribacter velox genomic stretch:
- a CDS encoding sigma-70 family RNA polymerase sigma factor has translation MKVVTEREKLWESYLKNGDPKAREELVVSYLYLVKIAIGRLLYLLPPHVDREDLESYGVLGLIQALERFRPQKGLKFETYALSRIRGAVLDYLRSLDPLTRTQRKNLREVVRAWREFESREGREPTLEELAEIVGLSIEELSWMVEQSRGGFLLSLDEEIPGGDNSLGDTIRERREYIDPEKVLEKKELMEALSEAIKELPERERLCLILYYYEGLTLKEIGSIMGLGESRVSQLISRALLKIKVKILAWEGVRNG, from the coding sequence ATGAAAGTGGTAACCGAAAGAGAAAAGCTCTGGGAAAGCTACTTAAAAAATGGAGACCCAAAGGCCAGGGAAGAACTGGTGGTTTCTTACCTGTATCTGGTGAAGATAGCCATAGGGAGACTGCTTTACCTTCTGCCCCCTCATGTCGACCGTGAAGACCTGGAAAGCTATGGAGTTTTGGGTCTTATCCAAGCTCTGGAACGCTTTCGCCCTCAAAAGGGTTTGAAGTTTGAAACCTATGCTCTTTCCCGTATCAGGGGTGCGGTACTCGATTACCTGCGTTCCCTGGATCCATTGACTCGCACTCAGAGAAAAAATTTGCGAGAAGTGGTTCGTGCCTGGAGGGAATTCGAAAGCCGAGAAGGTCGGGAGCCCACCCTTGAGGAGCTGGCTGAAATAGTGGGTCTTTCCATAGAAGAGCTTTCCTGGATGGTCGAGCAAAGCAGGGGAGGTTTTTTACTTTCGCTTGATGAAGAGATTCCTGGCGGTGATAACTCACTTGGAGATACCATTCGTGAGAGGCGAGAATACATCGACCCTGAGAAGGTGCTGGAGAAGAAAGAACTTATGGAAGCACTCAGTGAAGCCATTAAAGAACTCCCCGAGCGGGAAAGGTTGTGCCTTATCCTCTATTATTACGAGGGTTTGACTTTGAAAGAGATAGGGAGCATAATGGGGTTAGGGGAATCCCGTGTTTCGCAGCTCATTTCTCGAGCTCTTTTGAAAATCAAGGTAAAGATTCTCGCTTGGGAAGGGGTACGAAATGGGTGA
- a CDS encoding chemotaxis protein CheC — translation MGLSFDNLNDLQLDALREIGNIGAGNAATALSKMVNKKVTMTVPRVALLPIKEVPNWLGGPEKEVLGVYLAVSGEVTGHILFIMTVENALKLMRMLLGDLAPSDISAVFEPDEMSASAMNEIGNILASSYLTALADFTGLRLDHSVPSLAVDMAGAVVDLILIEIAKHGDYALLIETEFVEEEDHVEGYFMLIPDTGSLEIILKALGVV, via the coding sequence GTGGGGCTTTCTTTCGATAATCTCAACGATTTGCAGCTTGATGCTTTAAGGGAAATAGGGAATATTGGGGCTGGCAATGCAGCGACCGCTCTTTCCAAGATGGTGAACAAAAAAGTTACCATGACTGTTCCCCGGGTCGCTTTGTTGCCTATTAAAGAGGTCCCTAACTGGCTGGGAGGTCCGGAAAAAGAGGTGCTCGGGGTTTACCTTGCTGTTTCCGGGGAGGTAACCGGGCATATTCTGTTCATAATGACGGTGGAAAACGCTTTAAAGCTGATGCGTATGTTGCTTGGAGACTTGGCACCATCTGACATCAGTGCGGTTTTCGAGCCCGACGAAATGTCAGCTTCTGCCATGAACGAAATTGGCAATATTCTTGCTTCTTCCTATCTTACAGCACTTGCTGATTTTACGGGGTTACGCCTGGATCATTCCGTGCCCTCTTTGGCTGTGGATATGGCTGGTGCGGTGGTGGACTTGATTTTGATAGAAATTGCTAAACACGGTGATTACGCTCTGTTGATTGAAACCGAGTTTGTGGAAGAAGAAGACCACGTGGAAGGCTACTTTATGTTGATTCCAGATACTGGTTCCCTGGAAATTATCCTGAAAGCGCTGGGTGTAGTGTAG
- a CDS encoding protein-glutamate O-methyltransferase CheR gives MFSKAELERLRQAVLKKTGLDLGYYKENQLQRRLKFIIQRAGAKDVEEYVELFLTRPEVVEEFRNRFTINVSEFFRNPEKFEELGKKILPDILARKNSSALRVWSAGCSIGSEPYSLAILFEEKGLPGGYQIWATDVDYDALEEARGGVYSKDYLKNVPSELFKKYFVPESENRFAVRPLLKRHIVFEKHDLLRDEVKKRFDLVVCRNVVIYFEDEAKEIVFDKLAQSLERGGYLWIGSTERINNAQKFGLRYVSPFFYQKE, from the coding sequence TTGTTTTCGAAGGCAGAGCTGGAACGTTTGCGCCAGGCAGTCCTCAAGAAAACGGGTCTGGACCTTGGGTATTACAAGGAGAACCAGCTTCAACGCAGGTTAAAATTTATCATTCAAAGGGCTGGAGCGAAAGATGTAGAGGAGTATGTTGAGCTTTTTTTAACTCGTCCTGAGGTGGTTGAGGAATTTAGAAATCGCTTTACAATCAATGTTTCCGAATTTTTCAGGAATCCCGAGAAATTTGAAGAACTCGGAAAGAAAATTTTGCCCGACATCCTGGCCAGAAAGAACTCCTCAGCCCTGCGGGTTTGGAGTGCAGGGTGTTCCATTGGAAGTGAGCCCTACTCTTTGGCTATTCTTTTTGAGGAAAAAGGTTTACCTGGTGGATACCAGATATGGGCCACCGATGTTGATTATGATGCTCTGGAAGAAGCCAGAGGGGGGGTATACAGCAAAGACTACCTTAAGAATGTTCCTTCAGAGCTTTTTAAGAAATACTTTGTGCCAGAGAGTGAAAACCGGTTTGCGGTACGGCCGTTACTTAAAAGACACATTGTTTTTGAAAAGCACGATTTGCTGAGAGACGAAGTCAAAAAACGCTTTGACCTTGTGGTGTGCCGTAATGTGGTTATTTATTTTGAAGATGAGGCAAAGGAAATCGTGTTTGATAAGCTCGCTCAATCTCTGGAGCGTGGGGGGTATTTGTGGATTGGAAGTACTGAGCGCATAAACAATGCACAAAAATTTGGTTTGCGGTACGTTTCTCCTTTCTTCTATCAAAAGGAATAG
- the lipB gene encoding lipoyl(octanoyl) transferase LipB — MEQIFYLSLPLVSYQKAWELQLSLVEKVYRENLPGFLLLLEHQPVITLGRSANTANLRLSLERLREKGIEVFWVERGGDVTYHGPGQIVGYPIFNLRFFGKDVHLFVRSLEEVLIRFLQGYQVEGFRFPPYTGVWVNQQKPEKIAAIGVAVRRWVTFHGFAFNVSTSLTPFSYIVPCGIQGFGVTSLEKCTGKEYSFEERRAMGREIGKLFEEVFSFPVKELSAASQGVLLDFLEKNGKESWSLASLLD, encoded by the coding sequence ATGGAGCAGATTTTTTATCTCTCTCTACCGCTTGTTTCTTACCAGAAAGCCTGGGAGCTCCAGCTCTCTCTGGTGGAAAAAGTTTACAGAGAAAATCTTCCCGGTTTTTTGCTTTTGCTGGAACACCAGCCGGTGATTACCCTTGGGCGTTCCGCAAATACAGCTAACTTGCGTTTGTCCCTGGAAAGACTGCGCGAAAAGGGTATTGAAGTTTTCTGGGTGGAGCGGGGTGGTGATGTAACTTACCATGGCCCCGGGCAAATTGTGGGTTACCCCATCTTCAACCTGCGTTTTTTTGGGAAAGACGTTCACCTTTTTGTGCGTTCTCTTGAAGAGGTCTTAATCCGCTTTTTGCAGGGCTATCAGGTAGAGGGTTTTCGCTTTCCTCCTTACACCGGGGTATGGGTTAATCAGCAAAAGCCTGAGAAAATTGCTGCTATAGGCGTTGCAGTTCGGCGCTGGGTAACTTTTCATGGATTTGCATTCAATGTTTCAACCAGTCTTACTCCCTTTAGTTATATAGTTCCCTGTGGCATCCAGGGGTTTGGTGTTACCTCTCTTGAAAAGTGCACGGGAAAGGAATATTCTTTTGAAGAGCGTAGGGCCATGGGCAGGGAAATTGGAAAACTCTTTGAAGAGGTGTTTTCTTTTCCCGTGAAGGAGCTCAGTGCGGCCAGCCAGGGCGTGCTTTTGGATTTTCTCGAAAAAAACGGTAAGGAGAGTTGGTCTCTTGCTTCCCTCCTGGATTAA
- the flhA gene encoding flagellar biosynthesis protein FlhA yields the protein MDSVKTLVRTLESGKKYSDFIFAFVFILIILMMVIPLPPFVVDFFLSCNITLAVLTLLSTSYVTNPLQFSVFPSLLLFATLFRLALNVSTTRLILLHGYAGKLIEAFGHFVVGGNYVVGFIIFLILVIIQFVVITNGANRIAEVAARFTLDAMPGKQMSIDADLNAGLIDENEAKRRRREIERQAEFYGAMDGASKFVRGDAIAGLIITLINFLGGVIVGSMQRGLSMNEALQTYALLTVGDGLVAQIPALLISTASGLIVTRAASEDNLGKDLAREITRTPRVLMIAAFLLLVLGLLPGLPKIPFFLLSLGLAGFSYLRSRAKVEEAAASVEKTPEIEELPRSVEDIAQMIEVDPIELEVGYGLIPLVDPQSGGGLLRRITQMRVNLAREKGFVVPPIRVRDNLHLQPNEYVIKIRGVEVARGEILPNHYLAIHPESREVKIEGIPTKEPAFQLPAYWVNETRREKAEMMGFTLVDPESVLITHLSEVVKKHAHELITRQDVRLLLEQVKKTNQAVVEELIPSLMTVGEVQKVLQYLLMEGVSIRDLPMILEVLADYAPQSKNIEDLTEMVRRRLGRMIVRQYITGDGKLHALALDASLEQKILGVIEGRETIDPERFRKVLQGVSSGIEYLVNAGYFPLLVVTGKIRRGFRDLISGYLPQVVVLAFEEVPRDVEIKIERVVRSE from the coding sequence ATGGACAGCGTGAAGACTCTGGTCAGGACTCTGGAAAGTGGTAAAAAATACAGCGATTTCATTTTCGCCTTCGTTTTTATACTGATTATTTTGATGATGGTCATCCCGCTTCCGCCATTTGTGGTTGATTTTTTCCTTAGTTGCAACATCACTCTGGCGGTGCTGACTTTACTTTCCACCAGTTATGTCACCAATCCCCTGCAATTTTCAGTGTTTCCCTCGCTTTTACTTTTTGCTACGCTCTTTCGATTGGCGTTGAATGTCTCCACAACCAGGTTGATTTTGCTCCATGGTTATGCTGGAAAACTTATCGAAGCCTTTGGACACTTTGTAGTGGGTGGCAACTACGTAGTGGGGTTCATCATTTTCCTGATTCTGGTAATTATTCAGTTTGTGGTTATCACCAATGGAGCCAACCGTATTGCTGAGGTTGCTGCCAGATTTACTCTGGACGCTATGCCCGGAAAACAGATGAGTATCGATGCTGACCTCAATGCTGGGCTTATTGATGAAAATGAGGCCAAGCGTCGCAGACGTGAGATAGAACGCCAGGCGGAATTTTATGGAGCAATGGATGGTGCCAGCAAGTTTGTGCGCGGGGATGCCATAGCCGGCCTTATTATCACCCTGATTAACTTTTTGGGCGGAGTGATTGTAGGGAGCATGCAGCGAGGGCTTTCCATGAACGAAGCCCTGCAGACTTACGCGCTTTTAACGGTGGGCGATGGTCTGGTTGCCCAGATTCCAGCTCTTTTGATTTCCACTGCCAGTGGTTTGATCGTTACCCGGGCAGCGAGTGAAGACAATCTGGGTAAAGATCTCGCTCGAGAAATAACCCGTACTCCCCGGGTTTTGATGATTGCTGCTTTCCTTTTGCTGGTTCTGGGTCTTCTTCCAGGCTTACCAAAAATTCCCTTTTTCCTGCTCTCTCTTGGATTAGCTGGTTTTTCCTATTTGCGAAGCAGAGCCAAAGTGGAGGAAGCAGCGGCTTCTGTAGAAAAGACGCCGGAGATTGAAGAGCTTCCCAGAAGCGTGGAAGATATTGCCCAGATGATCGAGGTGGACCCCATCGAGCTTGAGGTGGGTTACGGTTTGATACCGCTTGTGGATCCTCAATCTGGTGGAGGGCTATTGCGCAGGATCACCCAGATGCGTGTGAACCTGGCCAGAGAAAAAGGTTTCGTTGTTCCGCCGATAAGAGTACGTGATAATCTACATCTCCAGCCCAATGAGTACGTGATCAAGATACGGGGTGTGGAAGTTGCTCGGGGAGAAATTCTACCCAACCACTATCTGGCCATTCACCCTGAAAGCAGAGAAGTCAAAATCGAGGGCATTCCCACTAAGGAACCGGCTTTCCAACTCCCCGCCTACTGGGTTAACGAAACCCGGCGGGAAAAGGCCGAAATGATGGGATTCACGCTGGTTGACCCCGAATCGGTGCTGATTACCCACCTTTCTGAGGTGGTTAAAAAGCATGCGCACGAGTTAATCACTCGTCAGGATGTCCGCCTGCTCCTTGAGCAGGTGAAAAAGACCAACCAGGCGGTGGTGGAGGAACTTATTCCTTCCCTGATGACAGTTGGAGAGGTTCAAAAAGTGTTGCAGTATCTCCTTATGGAAGGCGTTTCGATTCGGGATTTGCCTATGATTCTGGAGGTCCTGGCAGATTACGCCCCACAGAGTAAAAACATTGAAGACCTTACCGAAATGGTGCGCAGAAGGCTGGGCAGAATGATTGTGAGGCAGTACATTACCGGAGATGGCAAACTGCACGCTCTGGCACTTGATGCATCTTTAGAGCAGAAAATCCTGGGAGTAATTGAAGGGAGAGAAACCATCGATCCTGAGAGGTTCCGCAAGGTATTGCAGGGGGTTTCTTCTGGCATAGAGTATCTGGTAAATGCGGGTTATTTCCCCTTGCTGGTTGTAACTGGTAAAATTAGGAGAGGTTTCCGAGACTTGATTTCTGGCTATCTTCCTCAAGTGGTGGTCCTCGCCTTTGAGGAAGTACCCAGAGACGTGGAAATCAAAATCGAGCGTGTGGTACGGAGTGAGTAG
- the cheB gene encoding chemotaxis-specific protein-glutamate methyltransferase CheB has protein sequence MRKIRAMVVDDSAFMRRMIGDILEKAGIEVIAAARDGVEALEKLNGFTPDVILLDVEMPRMNGLIFLDEAMRRGPYRVVMLSALTGEGSQYTIEALERGALDFIQKPSGSISLDIEKKAEEIVSKVRAVVEVPLEKLRDFKALRFPSREAGKVEKGMAGGEAIAEKLVFIASSTGGPRALKALFAGLRNLKKSCAVIVQHMPAGFTTRFAKHLDDIAPFSVIEASGGELTWINRAFLAPEGKHLLMKEDKSLVLNDDPPVAGLKPCADLTLLSAVKAFGKNILAVVLTGMGKDALEGCRAVKNSGGKVVAESQDSALIFGMPGAVVRENLADWVLPLEAIPRVILEWDEA, from the coding sequence GTGCGAAAGATCAGAGCAATGGTTGTTGATGATTCAGCGTTTATGCGGCGCATGATAGGCGATATTCTGGAAAAAGCTGGCATAGAGGTGATTGCGGCGGCACGTGACGGTGTTGAGGCGCTGGAGAAACTCAACGGGTTTACACCGGATGTTATTCTCCTTGACGTTGAGATGCCCCGCATGAATGGCTTGATTTTTCTTGATGAAGCCATGCGTAGAGGTCCTTATCGGGTGGTTATGCTCAGTGCCTTAACCGGGGAGGGAAGCCAGTATACCATTGAGGCACTGGAGCGAGGAGCTCTGGATTTCATCCAGAAACCTTCGGGAAGCATCTCTCTGGACATCGAAAAAAAGGCTGAGGAGATTGTGAGTAAAGTAAGGGCTGTGGTTGAGGTCCCGCTTGAGAAGCTGCGGGATTTTAAGGCGCTAAGGTTTCCTTCAAGGGAAGCTGGTAAAGTTGAAAAAGGAATGGCAGGAGGTGAAGCCATAGCGGAAAAACTGGTTTTCATTGCTTCTTCTACGGGTGGTCCCCGTGCCTTGAAAGCACTTTTTGCTGGTCTCCGAAACCTCAAAAAAAGCTGTGCAGTCATCGTACAACATATGCCAGCAGGTTTTACGACTCGCTTTGCCAAACACCTTGACGATATTGCTCCTTTTTCAGTGATTGAAGCCTCCGGTGGTGAGCTAACCTGGATTAACCGGGCTTTTCTGGCTCCTGAGGGGAAGCACCTTTTGATGAAAGAGGACAAAAGCCTAGTTTTAAATGATGACCCACCAGTTGCCGGGCTTAAGCCCTGTGCGGATCTAACACTGCTTTCTGCGGTAAAGGCTTTTGGAAAGAACATTCTGGCAGTGGTGCTGACTGGTATGGGGAAGGATGCCCTGGAAGGTTGTCGGGCCGTAAAAAACTCTGGAGGAAAAGTGGTGGCTGAAAGTCAGGATTCAGCGCTCATTTTTGGCATGCCTGGGGCAGTGGTCAGGGAGAACCTGGCTGACTGGGTACTTCCCCTGGAAGCAATTCCTCGGGTAATTCTTGAGTGGGACGAAGCGTAA
- a CDS encoding late competence development ComFB family protein → MVKNILEDELRRLIPRIYELKPELCRCEQCTEDLLALALQKLPPKYISRPVGEVYARLELESVQAQVDMLEALLQAADVVIANPRCGRKANS, encoded by the coding sequence ATGGTAAAAAATATCCTTGAAGACGAGTTGCGCAGGTTAATTCCCCGGATTTACGAGCTGAAGCCTGAGCTCTGTCGCTGTGAGCAGTGCACAGAAGACCTTCTGGCTCTGGCCTTGCAAAAATTGCCGCCTAAATATATTTCTCGCCCGGTGGGGGAGGTTTATGCCCGGTTAGAGCTTGAGAGTGTCCAGGCTCAGGTGGATATGCTCGAAGCATTGCTACAGGCAGCAGATGTGGTGATTGCTAATCCCCGCTGTGGAAGGAAAGCCAACTCTTGA
- a CDS encoding flagellar brake protein — protein MEVERIFQVNRKASIGVLWKGSHGEDTWRFYPSRIESIRNNEVWFAAPQERGTLVPIGKGDPVQVYIVGDNEIFFFEGKAKERQRKGNLAYLILELPQKVVRKQRRNYVRLDISLPVCVRDEESLVEGLTKNISGGGMLVSFGDHKNPFPADAQDLFFMIGLHNGQDIFGKARVVRKEDPSTYAFEFTDIQEADREKIVKFIFQKQIEMKKKGLV, from the coding sequence TTGGAAGTAGAAAGGATTTTTCAAGTTAACCGTAAAGCGAGCATCGGGGTTTTGTGGAAAGGTTCTCATGGTGAAGATACATGGCGCTTTTATCCCAGCAGGATAGAAAGCATCAGAAATAATGAAGTTTGGTTTGCTGCTCCTCAAGAGCGAGGCACACTGGTTCCGATTGGCAAAGGGGATCCGGTGCAGGTTTACATTGTGGGTGACAACGAAATCTTTTTCTTTGAAGGGAAAGCAAAAGAGCGTCAGCGCAAGGGAAATCTGGCCTATTTGATTCTGGAGCTTCCTCAAAAGGTGGTGCGCAAACAGAGGCGTAACTATGTTCGTCTGGATATTTCTCTGCCGGTCTGTGTGCGGGATGAGGAATCCCTGGTAGAAGGCTTGACCAAAAACATAAGCGGGGGCGGAATGCTGGTTTCCTTTGGAGATCACAAAAATCCCTTTCCTGCCGATGCTCAGGATTTGTTTTTCATGATTGGTCTTCACAACGGCCAGGATATCTTTGGCAAGGCGCGTGTGGTACGCAAGGAAGACCCTTCTACCTATGCTTTCGAGTTTACCGATATTCAGGAAGCGGATCGAGAAAAGATTGTGAAATTTATCTTCCAGAAGCAAATTGAAATGAAAAAGAAAGGACTGGTTTGA
- a CDS encoding TetR family transcriptional regulator, producing MVDPVNMQNTVARVGEVARLQNVREHAPELQGAAFSQELRKQAERVAEEVASSPKKERLKPREEKDSNKNGKKSQSQKAKRKTESSSSGSSPEDERGQLLDVKA from the coding sequence ATGGTTGATCCGGTGAATATGCAGAATACCGTCGCTCGGGTGGGAGAAGTGGCCAGGTTGCAGAATGTGCGTGAACATGCTCCTGAGCTACAGGGAGCAGCTTTCTCCCAAGAGTTGAGGAAACAGGCTGAAAGAGTTGCGGAAGAGGTCGCTAGCTCTCCGAAGAAGGAACGCCTGAAGCCACGAGAAGAGAAAGATTCAAACAAAAATGGGAAGAAAAGCCAATCGCAAAAAGCGAAAAGGAAAACAGAAAGCAGTTCCAGTGGTTCTTCTCCTGAGGATGAGCGCGGGCAGCTTCTGGATGTTAAGGCATAG
- a CDS encoding DUF342 domain-containing protein, whose protein sequence is MGEQKRKLDVLEEEGRIQLLIPQDRMRAELIVRKPLSEEEISNFESVGEFLSRKGIVSGLKEEVLQDSSDILKKPGSYLLAQGRLPVRGKDGWVKLFFEEEVTKEIISEEDRINLFGVTRVPEVRPGDLLAEIMPPEEGEPGEDIFGNPVPPLRGREARIAAGKNARFSEDGKQVFATIAGRPQLLGNRITVHPVFEVRGDVDAQTGSVSFVGSVVVRGDVRSGFSVDAEGDIEVWGVVEAASLRAGGHIHIRKSFVGSGAGVAQAAGNVRVRMLESATIIAGGDVFIEEAALHSNVSCGGNLIVDGKKGLLVGGQVRAGGWLWAKVIGSPMGTKTFIEVGASPELREEYRKTREELERIQCELSQTEKALTLLLRKKAQRKVLDDRFTEMFTKLQVTHGLLSKKREFLQKRLNEIEDELSRRESKVLVEEKVYPQVRITIGNFTYVVREEIPYASFEVKGGEIVLGSFERPKVRLNG, encoded by the coding sequence ATGGGTGAACAGAAAAGGAAATTGGATGTTCTCGAAGAGGAGGGGCGCATTCAGCTTCTCATTCCTCAAGACCGCATGAGGGCCGAGTTGATAGTCAGGAAGCCTTTGTCTGAAGAAGAGATTAGCAACTTCGAGAGTGTAGGTGAGTTTTTGAGTCGCAAAGGTATTGTTTCGGGTCTCAAGGAAGAAGTTCTTCAAGACTCGAGTGATATTCTGAAAAAGCCTGGTTCGTATCTCCTTGCTCAGGGTAGGCTCCCCGTTCGGGGTAAGGACGGGTGGGTGAAGCTCTTCTTCGAGGAAGAAGTCACAAAAGAGATTATCAGCGAGGAAGATAGAATCAACCTTTTTGGGGTTACCAGGGTACCGGAAGTAAGACCGGGAGATTTGCTGGCTGAAATTATGCCTCCCGAAGAAGGGGAGCCTGGTGAAGATATTTTTGGCAATCCCGTTCCACCGCTTCGGGGCCGAGAGGCCAGAATAGCAGCTGGTAAAAATGCCCGGTTTTCTGAGGATGGAAAGCAGGTGTTTGCCACTATTGCAGGGCGACCACAGCTTTTGGGCAATCGGATAACTGTTCATCCAGTTTTTGAGGTGAGGGGGGATGTAGACGCCCAGACCGGGAGCGTTTCCTTTGTGGGCAGTGTGGTAGTAAGGGGAGATGTACGCAGCGGTTTTTCGGTAGATGCAGAGGGGGATATCGAAGTCTGGGGAGTGGTGGAAGCAGCTTCCTTGAGAGCAGGAGGCCACATTCATATCCGCAAAAGCTTTGTGGGTTCTGGCGCTGGTGTTGCCCAGGCTGCTGGTAACGTACGAGTAAGGATGCTTGAGAGTGCCACCATCATTGCCGGGGGAGATGTATTCATTGAGGAAGCTGCTTTGCATAGTAACGTTTCCTGTGGGGGAAACTTGATCGTTGATGGAAAGAAAGGCCTTCTGGTTGGCGGTCAGGTAAGAGCAGGGGGATGGCTGTGGGCCAAAGTGATCGGGTCACCTATGGGGACGAAGACCTTTATCGAAGTTGGTGCATCGCCTGAGCTGCGGGAAGAGTACAGAAAAACCAGAGAAGAGCTTGAGCGAATCCAGTGTGAGTTGTCCCAGACTGAAAAAGCTTTGACACTCCTTTTGCGTAAAAAAGCCCAGAGGAAGGTTCTGGACGACAGATTTACGGAAATGTTTACCAAGCTCCAGGTTACTCATGGTCTTCTGAGTAAAAAGAGAGAGTTTCTTCAGAAGCGTCTGAACGAGATTGAGGATGAATTGAGCCGGCGTGAAAGCAAGGTCCTGGTTGAAGAAAAGGTGTATCCTCAGGTCAGAATCACCATAGGCAATTTTACCTATGTGGTGCGGGAAGAGATTCCCTATGCTTCTTTTGAAGTAAAGGGAGGGGAGATAGTTTTGGGCAGTTTTGAGCGCCCGAAGGTGAGGTTGAATGGTTGA
- the lipA gene encoding lipoyl synthase — translation MLPSWIKKRFPPQEELENMQLLLRTLHLHTVCEGARCPNIGECFRRGTATFMILGEVCTRNCRFCAVKKGHPAPLDPEEPRRVAEAARKLNLRHVVVTSVTRDDLEDGGASVFVQTIREIRNLLPGATVEILTPDFMGNEKALLSIAQVPPHVFNHNVETVPRLYREVRPQASYNRSLRVLELAKQVMPGVFTKSGLMVGLGESREEVISVLGDLRSVRCDIVTIGQYLRPTMQHLPVARFVPPEEFKEYEEVAYSMGFRWVASGPFVRSSYLADAFFASLEKGARE, via the coding sequence TTGCTTCCCTCCTGGATTAAGAAGCGTTTTCCTCCTCAGGAAGAGCTGGAAAATATGCAGCTTCTTCTGCGTACCCTCCATCTGCACACAGTTTGTGAGGGAGCACGCTGTCCCAACATTGGAGAGTGCTTTCGCAGGGGAACTGCTACTTTCATGATTCTTGGCGAAGTGTGTACTCGTAATTGCCGCTTTTGTGCAGTGAAAAAGGGCCATCCTGCTCCCTTAGATCCTGAAGAACCGAGAAGGGTTGCTGAGGCGGCCCGCAAGCTCAATTTGCGCCATGTGGTGGTTACCTCGGTAACCCGGGACGACCTTGAAGATGGGGGAGCCTCAGTTTTTGTGCAAACTATTCGAGAGATACGCAACCTACTTCCCGGTGCCACCGTGGAGATACTGACTCCAGACTTTATGGGGAATGAAAAAGCGCTGCTCTCCATAGCTCAGGTTCCCCCGCACGTTTTCAACCACAATGTGGAAACCGTGCCCCGTCTTTATCGTGAGGTGCGTCCCCAAGCTTCCTACAACCGCTCTTTGAGAGTGCTTGAACTTGCCAAGCAGGTGATGCCTGGGGTGTTTACCAAGTCAGGCTTGATGGTGGGTTTGGGGGAAAGTCGGGAAGAGGTTATCTCGGTTCTTGGAGATTTAAGAAGTGTGCGCTGTGACATTGTCACCATAGGTCAGTACCTGCGTCCCACCATGCAGCATCTCCCGGTAGCTCGCTTTGTGCCTCCTGAGGAGTTCAAAGAGTATGAGGAAGTTGCGTATTCCATGGGTTTTCGCTGGGTGGCCAGTGGTCCCTTTGTGCGTAGCTCTTATCTTGCTGATGCCTTTTTTGCCAGCTTAGAAAAGGGTGCTCGAGAATGA
- a CDS encoding chemotaxis protein CheD, with the protein MKKSSIGMAEYKVSKDPEEVLCILGLGSCVGLCLYDPVRKIGGMVHILLPEKIEKQNNPFKFAETAPQALLEEMKREGALKRDIYAKISGGAMMFSGSNSLFDIGQRNVEMTKKALAELGIPIKAEEVGGKKGRSIFFYVKDGKLEVRAIGREIITL; encoded by the coding sequence ATGAAAAAAAGTTCCATAGGAATGGCAGAATACAAAGTGAGTAAAGACCCGGAGGAGGTTCTGTGTATTCTGGGTTTAGGTTCCTGCGTTGGTCTTTGCCTCTATGATCCGGTGCGCAAAATTGGTGGTATGGTACACATTCTGCTTCCAGAAAAGATCGAGAAGCAAAACAACCCCTTTAAGTTTGCTGAAACTGCTCCTCAAGCGCTGCTCGAGGAAATGAAAAGGGAAGGGGCCTTAAAAAGGGACATTTACGCCAAGATATCTGGTGGGGCCATGATGTTTTCGGGTTCCAATTCCCTTTTTGATATTGGACAGAGAAACGTGGAAATGACCAAAAAAGCCCTTGCGGAGTTGGGCATACCTATCAAAGCAGAGGAAGTTGGTGGCAAAAAAGGAAGGAGCATATTTTTTTACGTGAAGGATGGAAAACTGGAAGTGAGAGCTATTGGGAGGGAGATCATCACTCTTTGA